AGGCACTCAAACTGAGTACCTTCAACAACACGGCGCAGCAGGGTGTTACGAACAACACGCATGTATACGCCGGCTTCGCGACCTGCTTTACGCAGTTCGGTCATTTTGTCTACGGTAACGCCGCGGGAATCCGCAACTACAGCAGACAGCGCGCCTTTGGCTACTTCGCTGACTTCAGCAACAATTGCTTGTTTGTCTTGAAGATTTAAAGCCATTAGCTTTTGCTCCTGGATTGGGCCGGAGTGAAATTACTCCGGAACTCACTTCACTTATCCACAAAGTAGATAAGCCACAATTACGGTGAGCAGAATCCAGTTAAGAAAAAAATTCTTGTCGGTTCTGTCACCGTCTACGCAGGTAAAAATTAAGTTTCTTACGAAACACCTGCGGTCTTGGACGGAGGCCAGGATCAGGCCTGGCTCCAACCTTCCCTGCCCCTTCAAGCTCTGGTAAACCATCGCTAAAAGGAACAGGTAAAATTCGTGTTCCGCCGATATAAATCAGCGGAACTGCGGGCGTAAGATTCTAGATGAAAATTTCGCCCGTTACAACCGCAAAATTAGTTTGCAGTTGCAGTAGACAGACCAGCCTGGTCGATGGCTACGCCAGCGCCCATGGTGGTGGACAGGCTGATTTTCTTGATGTACACGCCTTTAGCCTGAGCTGGTTTTGCTTTTTTCAGCGCAATCAGCAGGGCTTCCAGGTTTTCTTTCAGTTTGTCAGCGTCGAAGTCCACTTTACCGATGGTGGTGTGGATGATGCCGTTTTTGTCGTTACGATAACGAACCTGACCAGCTTTAGCGTTTTTAACCGCTTCAGCTACGTTAGGGGTTACAGTACCAACTTTCGGGTTTGGCATCAGACCACGTGGGCCCAGTACCTGGCCCAGCTGGCCAACAACGCGCATCGCATCTGGAGAAGCGATAACAACGTCGAAGTTCATTTCGCCTTTTTTGATCTGGTCAGCCAGATCTTCCATACCTACCAGCTCAGCGCCAGCAGCTTTAGCTGCTTCAGCGTTAGGGCCCTGGGCAAATACGGCAACGCGAACGGAACGACCGGTACCGTTAGGCAGTACAGTTGCACCACGTACGTTCTGGTCAGATTTACGAGCATCGATGCCGAGGTTTACGGCAACGTCAACGCTTTCAACGAATTTAGCAGTGGCCAGCTCTTTCAGCAGGGCAACGGCTTCGTTGATGTCATACTGTTTAGTTACATCAACTTTGTCACGGATCACGCGCATACGCTTGGTCAGTTTAGCCATTGTCTTAGTCCTCCACTACCAGGCCCATGGAACGAGCAGTACCTTCGATAGAGCGAGTCATCGCTTCGATATCGGCACCAGTCATGTCCGCAGCTTTAGTTTGAGCAATTTCCTGAACCTGAGCGCGAGTAACTTTACCCACTTTATCTTTGTTCGGTTTGCCAGAACCAGACTTGATACCTGCAGCTTTCTTCAGCAGAACGGCAGCCGGTGGAGTCTTGGTAACGAAAGTGAAAGAACGGTCAGCGTAAACGGTAATTACTACCGGGATTGGCAGACCTTTTTCGATGGAATCAGTTTTGGCGTTGAACGCTTTGCAGAATTCCATGATGTTAACACCCTGCTGACCCAGAGCTGGACCAACCGGTGGACTTGGGTTTGCCATACCAGCTGCAACCTGCAGCTTGACATAGGCCTGGACTTTCTTAGCCATCTCAATTTCCTCTAATGGGTAATAACGCCGGTACGCCTCACTCAGACAGCTTTAGCAGCCCGAATAATTACGCGTAATCTGTGGCTCCCCGTGGTTTAAATTCAGTTTTATGCTCGATGAGCATAAAAACAAAAGGCGCGAAATTGTATATCAACTTCGCGCCTTATACAACGAATTGTCGCTGTTATTTTATACGCTATCAGGCTTTCTCGACCTGGCTGAAATCCAGCTCGACCGGAGTAGCACGACCAAAGATAGAAACCGACACTTTCAGGCGGCTCTTCTCATAGTCAACTTCTTCCACCACACCGTTAAAGTCAGCAAATGGACCGTCGTTAACGCGAACCATTTCGCCCGGCTCAAACAGAGTTTTCGGACGTGGCTTATCACCAACCTGCTGCAGGCGGTTCATAATAGCGTCAACTTCTTTGTCGCTGATAGGTGCCGGGCGATCGGAAGTACCACCGATAAAGCCCATAACGCGCGGTACGCTACGCACCAGGTGCCAGCTCGCGTCGTTCATAACCATCTGCACTAAAACATAACCTGGGAAGAACTTACGCTCGCTTTTACGGCGCTGGCCACCACGGATCTCAACCACTTCTTCGGTTGGAACCATGACTTCGCCAAACAGCTCTTCCATGTTGTGTAATTTGATATGTTCGCGCAGGGAAGTAGCTACGCGGCCTTCAAAACCGGAAAACGCCTGAACGACGTACCAACGTTTCTTAGGAGCTTCAGACATCTCAGAACCTCAGGCCAGTGATAAAGGAAACCAGGCGAACCAGAATACCATCCAGTCCCCACAGGATCAGTGACATTACGGCGGTGACCGCTGCAACAATGAGCGTAGTGTGCAATGTTTCCTGGCGGGTCGGCCAAATCACTTTGCGAACTTCTGTTCTTGCTTCACGGGCAAAAGCAACCGTCGCTTTGCCTTTGGTGGTCAGCAACGCTACGCCACCGGCTACAGCAATCAAAACAACCACCGCCAATGCACGCAACGGCAGGGTGATATCGCGATAAAGATAATTGCCTACGATAGCCACGACTAGCAGTGCTGCGACCACTAACCATTTCACCGCTTCCAGGCCGCGCCCACTTCCTTGAGCTTCGGTATTCGCACTCATAAATCAACCTGTCACAATAAAGACAAACACTTTTGCCCCGCGTAAGCGAGGCAACCAAACCGAATTTTATACCTTTTTATCATTCACTACGCGATATATGGTCGCGTTGGTGGCCTCTGTGTTACGCGCTTAAAGCGCCAAAAGAGGACACAAATGAAAATCTATCTGGGTATGTATGCTTCGGGCTTCACGCCATCAACAGAGCCTGTCTCAGCAATGATTATCGGAAAAAAATCACTGATGAGCCAGGTTCTGGAAAGAGAGCGTACAAAAAGGGCATCAAATGATGCCCTTTTCTTGCGCATTGCGTCAAATGTTTTGGAGATTAACCCAGAACTTTAGCAACAACGCCCGCGCCAACGGTACGGCCGCCTTCGCGGATTGCGAAACGCAGACCATCGTCCATTGCGATTGGGTGGATCAGGGTAACAACCATTTTGATGTTGTCGCCTGGCATTACCATCTCTACGCCTTCTGGCAGTTCGATGGTACCGGTCACGTCAGTAGTACGGAAGTAGAACTGTGGACGGTAGCCTTTGAAGAACGGAGTATGACGGCCGCCTTCGTCTTTGGACAGGATGTACACTTCAGATTCGAACTTGGTGTGCGGGTTGATTGAACCCGGTTTAGCCAGAACCTGGCCACGTTCGATTTCTTCACGTTTGATACCACGCAGCAGAACACCAACGTTCTCACCAGCACGGCCTTCGTCCAGCAGTTTGCGGAACATTTCAACGCCGGTACAGGTAGATTTAGCGGTATCTTTGATACCAACGATTTCTACTTCGTCACCAACTTTGATGATGCCGCGCTCTACACGACCAGTTACTACGGTACCACGACCGGAGATGGAGAATACGTCTTCGATTGGCAGCAGGAACGGCTTGTCGATAGCACGCTCTGGTTCTGGGATGTAGGTATCCAGGTGACCAGCCAGTTCGATGATTTTAGCTTCCCAATCTGCATCGCCTTCCAGCGCTTTCAGAGCGGAACCACGTACGATTGGAGTATCGTCGCCTGGGAAGTCGTACTGAGACAGAAGTTCACGAACTTCCATTTCTACCAGTTCCAGCAGCTCTTCGTCATCAACCATGTCACATTTGTTCAGGAACACGATGATGTAAGGAACGCCTACCTGACGACCCAGCAGGATGTGCTCACGGGTCTGAGGCATAGGGCCGTCAGTCGCAGCAACAACCAGGATAGCGCCGTCCATCTGAGCAGCACCGGTGATCATGTTTTTAACGTAGTCGGCGTGCCCTGGGCAGTCAACGTGCGCGTAGTGACGAGTCGGGGTGTCATATTCAACGTGGGAAGTGTTGATGGTGATACCACGAGCTTTTTCTTCTGGTGCGTTATCGATCTGATCGAATGCACGAGCGGCACCGCCGTAGGTTTTAGCCAGTACGGTAGTGATGGCCGCGGTCAGGGTAGTTTTACCATGGTCAACGTGGCCGATAGTACCGACGTTAACGTGCGGTTTAGTACGTTCAAATTTTTCTTTAGACATCGATTGTCCCTCTAAGACACGGATAAATCGGTGATATCACCACATCAACCAGGCGAAAGCCCGACTTGTTGAATGCTAAGTAAATAACAGAGAGAAACGGGGGAGGAGAGATAGTGAAGTGGTGCTGATACCCAGAGTCGAACTGGGGACCTCACCCTTACCAAGGGTGCGCTCTACCAACTGAGCCATATCAGCACGTTTGGAGCGGGCAGTGGGAATCGAACCCACATCATCAGCTTGGAAGGCTGAGGTAATAGCCATTATACGATGCCCGCATCCTGAAACTCGGCTACCCAGTTCTTTCTGTAACAAAAAAGAGAATTATCTCTTTTTACGTTTGAGTCGATGAATGACTTCGACCAACTCATGCAGTGAAACACTGCCAGAAAGTGGTGGTGGGGGAAGGATTCGAACCTTCGAAGTCGATGACGGCAGATTTACAGTCTGCTCCCTTTGGCCGCTCGGGAACCCCACCCAAATTGTTACTTGATGGTGCCGGCTACCGGAATCGAACTGGTGACCTACTGATTACAAGTCAGTTGCTCTACCTACTGAGCTAAGCCGGCATCAAGTAGCGCGCATTCTAGAAATAGCTGTGCCGAGATGCAACTAAAAATTTGCTTAAAACGCTTCAATGCTCATATTTTGTTCGAAATATATCTTTTTCTGCTAACTGCATAGAAAAAACGGGTGAATATTCACCATTCCAGAGACCAAAAACGATAGAAACCGGGCGAGTAATTCCCAGTCCCGAATGCAAAACTCATTTTTGGTATGCAAAAAAATTATGCGCAGAGCATCCCTGGCATCACGAAATACGATTTTTACTTATAATAGCCTCTCATCTGGTGGTACTCTCCCGGCCATTACTCAATTAGTTGCAGCACCGCAGGTAGTGATATGAGCCTCCCATCGGCCATGATTAAACCTGCATGATTGAAGAAAGAGAGCAAGC
This genomic interval from Salmonella enterica subsp. enterica serovar Choleraesuis contains the following:
- the nusG gene encoding transcription termination/antitermination protein NusG; amino-acid sequence: MSEAPKKRWYVVQAFSGFEGRVATSLREHIKLHNMEELFGEVMVPTEEVVEIRGGQRRKSERKFFPGYVLVQMVMNDASWHLVRSVPRVMGFIGGTSDRPAPISDKEVDAIMNRLQQVGDKPRPKTLFEPGEMVRVNDGPFADFNGVVEEVDYEKSRLKVSVSIFGRATPVELDFSQVEKA
- the rplA gene encoding 50S ribosomal protein L1, giving the protein MAKLTKRMRVIRDKVDVTKQYDINEAVALLKELATAKFVESVDVAVNLGIDARKSDQNVRGATVLPNGTGRSVRVAVFAQGPNAEAAKAAGAELVGMEDLADQIKKGEMNFDVVIASPDAMRVVGQLGQVLGPRGLMPNPKVGTVTPNVAEAVKNAKAGQVRYRNDKNGIIHTTIGKVDFDADKLKENLEALLIALKKAKPAQAKGVYIKKISLSTTMGAGVAIDQAGLSTATAN
- the secE gene encoding protein translocase subunit SecE, yielding MSANTEAQGSGRGLEAVKWLVVAALLVVAIVGNYLYRDITLPLRALAVVVLIAVAGGVALLTTKGKATVAFAREARTEVRKVIWPTRQETLHTTLIVAAVTAVMSLILWGLDGILVRLVSFITGLRF
- the tuf gene encoding elongation factor Tu; the protein is MSKEKFERTKPHVNVGTIGHVDHGKTTLTAAITTVLAKTYGGAARAFDQIDNAPEEKARGITINTSHVEYDTPTRHYAHVDCPGHADYVKNMITGAAQMDGAILVVAATDGPMPQTREHILLGRQVGVPYIIVFLNKCDMVDDEELLELVEMEVRELLSQYDFPGDDTPIVRGSALKALEGDADWEAKIIELAGHLDTYIPEPERAIDKPFLLPIEDVFSISGRGTVVTGRVERGIIKVGDEVEIVGIKDTAKSTCTGVEMFRKLLDEGRAGENVGVLLRGIKREEIERGQVLAKPGSINPHTKFESEVYILSKDEGGRHTPFFKGYRPQFYFRTTDVTGTIELPEGVEMVMPGDNIKMVVTLIHPIAMDDGLRFAIREGGRTVGAGVVAKVLG
- the rplK gene encoding 50S ribosomal protein L11 translates to MAKKVQAYVKLQVAAGMANPSPPVGPALGQQGVNIMEFCKAFNAKTDSIEKGLPIPVVITVYADRSFTFVTKTPPAAVLLKKAAGIKSGSGKPNKDKVGKVTRAQVQEIAQTKAADMTGADIEAMTRSIEGTARSMGLVVED